One segment of Pseudomonas pohangensis DNA contains the following:
- a CDS encoding Orn/Lys/Arg family decarboxylase — protein MYKDLKFPILIVHRDIKADTVAGDRVRAIARELEQDGFTILSTASPAEGRIVASTHHGLACILVTAEGAGDNQRLLQDVVELIRIARVRAPQLPIFAIGEQVTIENAPAEAMVDLNHLRGLLYLFEDTVPFLARQVARAARNYLDKLLPPFFKALVKHTSESNYSWHTPGHGGGVAYRKSPVGQAFHQFFGENTLRSDLSVSVPELGSLLDHTGPLAEAEARAARNFGADHTFFVINGTSTANKIVWHSMVARDDLVLVDRNCHKSILHSIIMTGAIPLYLCPERNEMGIIGPIPLSEFSRESIQAKIDASPLARGRAPKVKLAVVTNSTYDGLCYNAEMVKQALGDSVEVLHFDEAWYAYAAFHEFYTGRYGMGTRCDANTPLVFTTHSTHKLLAAFSQASMIHVQDGGVRQLDRDRFNEAFMMHISTSPQYGIIASLDVASAMMEGPAGRSLIQETFDEALSFRRALANLRQNLAEDDWWFSVWQPGQAAGVDAVATADWILQPGADWHGFGDIAGDYVLLDPIKVTLVMPGLSADGTLDERGIPAAVVSKFLWERGLVVEKTGLYSFLVLFSMGITKGKWSTLLTELLEFKRHYDANLPLQQSLPSIVQIDSSRYQGMGLRDLCDQLHACYRENATAKALRRMYTELPQIAMKPADAYDKLVRREVEAVALEQLEGRISAVMLVPYPPGIPLIMPGERFTEKTRSIIEYLQFAGRFDRSFPGFEADVHGLQCREGENGLEYTVECLV, from the coding sequence ATGTACAAAGACCTGAAATTCCCCATCCTGATCGTTCACCGCGACATCAAGGCCGACACCGTTGCCGGTGACCGGGTGCGCGCAATCGCACGTGAACTGGAGCAGGACGGCTTCACCATCCTGTCCACCGCCAGTCCGGCCGAGGGGCGGATTGTCGCTTCCACCCATCATGGACTGGCGTGCATTCTGGTCACGGCCGAAGGTGCCGGGGACAATCAGCGTCTGTTGCAGGACGTGGTCGAGCTGATCCGCATTGCCCGGGTTCGCGCCCCACAGTTGCCGATTTTCGCCATCGGCGAGCAGGTGACCATCGAGAATGCGCCCGCCGAAGCAATGGTCGACCTGAATCATTTGCGTGGCTTGCTCTACCTGTTCGAGGACACCGTGCCGTTCCTCGCAAGGCAGGTGGCGCGGGCGGCGCGCAACTATCTGGACAAGCTGCTGCCGCCATTCTTCAAGGCGCTGGTAAAGCACACCTCGGAATCCAACTACTCCTGGCATACCCCCGGACATGGCGGTGGCGTGGCCTATCGCAAGAGTCCGGTGGGACAGGCATTTCACCAGTTCTTCGGCGAAAACACCCTGCGTTCGGACCTTTCGGTGTCGGTGCCCGAACTGGGCTCGCTGCTCGATCACACCGGTCCGCTGGCCGAGGCCGAAGCGCGGGCGGCACGCAACTTCGGTGCCGACCACACCTTCTTCGTGATCAACGGCACCTCGACGGCAAACAAGATCGTCTGGCATTCGATGGTGGCCCGCGATGACCTGGTGCTGGTGGATCGCAACTGCCACAAGTCGATCCTGCATTCGATCATCATGACCGGCGCGATTCCGCTGTACCTGTGCCCGGAGCGCAACGAGATGGGGATCATCGGGCCGATTCCGTTATCGGAGTTCAGCCGGGAATCGATCCAGGCCAAGATCGACGCCAGCCCGTTGGCCCGCGGCCGGGCGCCGAAGGTCAAGCTGGCGGTGGTGACCAACTCCACCTATGACGGCCTGTGCTACAACGCCGAGATGGTCAAGCAGGCACTGGGCGACAGTGTCGAGGTGCTGCACTTCGACGAGGCCTGGTACGCCTATGCCGCTTTTCACGAGTTCTATACCGGGCGTTACGGCATGGGTACCCGCTGTGACGCGAACACGCCGCTGGTGTTCACCACCCATTCCACGCACAAGCTGCTGGCGGCGTTCAGTCAGGCCTCGATGATCCATGTACAGGATGGCGGGGTGCGCCAGCTGGATCGCGATCGCTTCAACGAAGCCTTCATGATGCACATCTCGACCTCGCCGCAGTACGGCATCATTGCCTCGCTGGACGTCGCCTCGGCGATGATGGAAGGGCCGGCAGGGCGCTCGCTGATTCAGGAAACCTTTGACGAGGCGCTGAGTTTCCGTCGCGCGCTGGCCAACCTGCGGCAGAACCTGGCTGAAGATGACTGGTGGTTCAGTGTCTGGCAACCCGGGCAGGCTGCCGGTGTGGATGCCGTAGCTACCGCTGACTGGATCCTGCAGCCCGGTGCGGACTGGCACGGATTTGGCGATATTGCCGGGGATTACGTGCTGCTTGACCCGATCAAGGTGACGCTGGTGATGCCCGGACTGAGTGCTGACGGCACGCTGGACGAGCGCGGCATACCGGCGGCAGTGGTCAGCAAGTTTCTCTGGGAGCGCGGACTGGTGGTGGAAAAGACCGGTCTGTACTCCTTCCTGGTGCTGTTCTCGATGGGCATTACCAAGGGCAAGTGGAGCACGCTGCTGACCGAGTTGCTCGAGTTCAAACGGCATTACGATGCCAACCTGCCGCTGCAGCAGTCCTTGCCGAGCATTGTGCAGATCGATAGCAGTCGTTATCAGGGCATGGGTCTGCGCGACCTGTGTGACCAGCTGCATGCCTGTTACCGCGAGAACGCCACCGCCAAGGCCTTGCGCCGCATGTATACCGAGTTGCCGCAGATTGCCATGAAGCCGGCGGATGCTTATGACAAGCTGGTGCGCCGCGAAGTCGAAGCGGTTGCCCTGGAGCAGCTGGAAGGGCGCATATCCGCGGTGATGCTGGTGCCGTATCCGCCGGGCATTCCGTTGATCATGCCGGGGGAGCGCTTTACCGAGAAGACCCGTTCGATTATCGAGTACCTGCAGTTTGCCGGTCGCTTTGATCGCAGCTTCCCGGGTTTTGAAGCCGACGTGCATGGCCTGCAATGCCGCGAAGGCGAAAACGGCCTTGAATACACAGTCGAGTGCCTGGTCTGA
- a CDS encoding lytic transglycosylase domain-containing protein produces MSSLPCTHTYLDALARLFRATTIGCFLVLAMAGCQSMHSPDDNDNGSTTDRAIGLETPPSPLLVEQAPDDIWERIRLGYKLQDQIGTNPRISRQRLWFASRPSIITTSAQRSSPYIHYVVEQLDQKNMPLELALLPVIESSYNPMAYSRSSAAGIWQFIPSTGRHFNLQQTSWYDGRRDIAASTNAAIIYLDRLHSMFNGDWLLALAAYNAGEGTVSRAIERNQKLGLPTDYWNLQLPKETTEYVPKLLAVSQIVLSPEAYGVNLPDVANQPYFEIVEFRERMQLSSVAKITEIDEDELLVLNPAYKKGLTMDGPQHLLVPVAMAEQFEANLALHKPEETLDWQEYQVRPGDSLHSIANRYYLTVNTLKDINQLKSNHLRVGQRLSIPVDPKQKYATPVYEVPARKAPVNRQYVVRAGDNLGLIAKNNGVAVADIKRWNQLRNNHLKIGQKLQLRGGTAATGSKSTKATTHKVRSGDTLYRIAQLYKVDLKQLQKWNPGVGKHLKVGQKLAINSY; encoded by the coding sequence ATGTCGTCTTTGCCTTGCACGCACACCTATCTGGACGCACTGGCCCGCTTGTTTCGAGCGACGACAATCGGCTGTTTTCTGGTTCTGGCAATGGCCGGCTGCCAGTCCATGCACAGCCCCGACGACAACGACAACGGCAGCACCACCGATCGCGCCATTGGTCTGGAAACCCCACCATCGCCACTGCTGGTCGAGCAGGCGCCGGATGATATCTGGGAGCGGATTCGCCTGGGCTACAAGCTGCAGGACCAGATCGGCACCAACCCGCGGATCAGCCGCCAGCGTCTGTGGTTCGCCAGTCGTCCCAGCATCATCACCACATCGGCCCAGCGCAGCAGCCCCTATATCCACTATGTGGTCGAACAGCTGGACCAGAAGAACATGCCACTGGAGCTCGCGCTGCTGCCGGTGATCGAAAGTTCCTACAACCCCATGGCCTATTCGCGCAGCAGTGCCGCCGGCATCTGGCAGTTCATTCCCTCCACCGGGCGCCACTTCAACCTGCAGCAGACCAGCTGGTATGACGGCCGGCGTGACATTGCCGCCTCGACCAATGCCGCGATCATCTATCTGGATCGCCTGCACTCGATGTTCAACGGCGACTGGCTGCTCGCCCTGGCCGCCTACAATGCCGGTGAAGGCACTGTCAGCCGGGCTATCGAGCGCAACCAGAAACTCGGCCTGCCGACCGACTACTGGAACCTGCAGCTGCCCAAGGAAACCACCGAGTACGTACCCAAGCTGCTGGCCGTTTCGCAGATCGTGCTCAGCCCCGAGGCTTACGGAGTCAACCTGCCCGACGTGGCCAACCAGCCCTACTTTGAAATAGTCGAGTTTCGCGAACGCATGCAACTGTCCAGCGTGGCGAAAATTACCGAGATCGACGAAGACGAACTGCTGGTACTCAACCCCGCCTACAAGAAGGGCCTGACCATGGACGGCCCGCAGCATCTGCTGGTACCGGTGGCCATGGCCGAGCAGTTTGAAGCCAACCTGGCCCTGCACAAGCCGGAAGAAACCCTCGACTGGCAGGAGTACCAGGTGCGTCCCGGTGACAGCCTGCACAGCATTGCCAATCGTTACTACCTGACGGTCAACACCCTGAAGGACATCAACCAGCTGAAAAGCAACCATCTGCGCGTCGGTCAGCGCCTCAGCATTCCGGTGGACCCCAAGCAGAAATATGCCACGCCGGTGTATGAAGTCCCGGCCAGAAAAGCTCCCGTCAACCGCCAGTATGTTGTTCGCGCCGGTGACAATCTCGGTCTGATCGCGAAGAACAACGGCGTTGCGGTGGCGGATATCAAGCGCTGGAACCAGCTGCGCAACAACCATCTGAAAATCGGCCAGAAACTGCAGCTACGCGGCGGGACCGCCGCAACAGGCAGCAAAAGCACAAAGGCCACCACCCATAAAGTACGTTCCGGGGACACGCTGTACCGCATCGCCCAGCTTTACAAGGTCGATCTCAAGCAGCTGCAGAAATGGAACCCGGGGGTCGGCAAGCACCTGAAGGTTGGTCAGAAGCTGGCCATCAACAGTTACTGA
- a CDS encoding crotonase/enoyl-CoA hydratase family protein has protein sequence MSDYKAFKVAVLDTVAHVQINRPEKINSMNADFWREITEIFNWADATDGIRAVVLSGAGKHFSSGMDLTVLAGIGSQLGTDPGRNALKLRRKIMGFQESFNAVERCAKPVLAAIHGYCLGGAIDLIAACDLRYSTVDAQFSIKEIDIGMAADVGTLQRMPHLIGDGMLRELAFTGRTFAGEEACSMGLVNRTYADHESLLAGVLKLAREIAAKSPVAIRGTKEMLRYMRDHRIDDGLEYIATWNASMLQSEDLRIAIAAHMSKQRAEFAN, from the coding sequence GTGTCTGATTACAAAGCATTCAAAGTGGCAGTCCTGGATACGGTCGCTCACGTCCAGATCAATCGTCCCGAGAAGATCAACTCGATGAACGCCGATTTCTGGCGGGAAATTACCGAAATATTCAACTGGGCTGACGCCACAGACGGCATCAGGGCCGTGGTCCTTTCGGGGGCAGGCAAGCATTTTTCTTCGGGTATGGATCTGACGGTGCTGGCCGGCATCGGCAGCCAGCTGGGTACCGATCCCGGACGTAATGCGCTCAAGCTGCGGCGCAAGATCATGGGCTTTCAGGAATCCTTCAATGCCGTGGAACGCTGCGCCAAGCCGGTGCTGGCGGCAATCCACGGCTATTGCCTGGGCGGCGCCATCGATCTGATCGCGGCCTGTGACCTGCGCTATTCAACAGTCGATGCGCAGTTCTCGATCAAGGAAATCGATATCGGCATGGCCGCCGACGTCGGCACGTTGCAGCGCATGCCCCATCTGATCGGTGACGGCATGTTGCGCGAACTGGCATTTACCGGGCGCACTTTCGCTGGCGAGGAAGCCTGCAGCATGGGGCTGGTCAACCGTACCTATGCCGACCATGAAAGCCTGCTTGCCGGAGTGCTTAAACTGGCTCGCGAGATAGCTGCGAAGTCGCCGGTGGCGATCCGCGGCACCAAGGAAATGCTGCGCTATATGCGTGATCACCGTATCGATGATGGTCTCGAATACATCGCCACCTGGAATGCCTCGATGTTGCAGTCCGAGGATTTGCGTATTGCGATTGCGGCACATATGAGCAAGCAACGCGCAGAGTTTGCCAATTGA
- a CDS encoding 1-phosphofructokinase family hexose kinase: MPSIVTLTLSPALDCATSVAHLCPDKKLRCSEPAYAPGGGGINVARALRNLGGKALAIYPAGGPSGQHLSDLLLAEGVDCQPVSTQAWTRQCFNVDEQAHGQQYRFILPAASLSAAEQQQLLERLQALETLDYLVISGSQPDGLAADFLPRLLQLAREKGARSVLDSSGPALQQALQCGGLFLIKPSLSELGALAGEDISDPEQLARVAGQLVASGKCAVVMVSLGAQGGLLVSRDGIERIHAPIVRKVSTVGAGDSLLAGMLLQLASGASLSEAARYGVAAGSAAITVSGSGLCTLEDTQRLYSWLQQQPPQNA, encoded by the coding sequence ATGCCCAGTATCGTCACCCTGACCCTGAGCCCGGCGCTCGACTGCGCGACCAGCGTTGCGCACCTTTGTCCCGACAAAAAACTGCGCTGCAGCGAGCCGGCTTACGCGCCGGGCGGTGGCGGCATCAATGTTGCCCGTGCGCTTCGCAATCTCGGCGGCAAGGCGCTGGCCATTTACCCTGCCGGCGGCCCGAGCGGCCAGCACCTGAGCGACCTGCTGCTGGCTGAAGGGGTGGACTGCCAGCCAGTCAGCACCCAGGCCTGGACGCGCCAGTGCTTCAACGTCGATGAACAGGCCCACGGCCAGCAATACCGTTTTATCCTGCCTGCCGCCAGCTTGAGCGCTGCCGAACAGCAACAACTGCTGGAACGCTTGCAGGCCCTGGAAACCCTCGACTATCTGGTCATCAGCGGCAGCCAGCCGGACGGCCTTGCCGCCGATTTCTTGCCACGCCTGCTGCAGCTTGCGCGGGAAAAAGGCGCCCGCAGCGTTCTCGACAGCTCCGGCCCGGCCTTGCAGCAGGCCCTGCAATGCGGCGGATTGTTCCTGATCAAGCCCAGCCTGAGTGAACTGGGCGCCCTCGCCGGCGAGGACATCAGTGACCCCGAGCAACTGGCCAGGGTCGCCGGGCAGCTGGTCGCCAGCGGCAAGTGCGCGGTGGTGATGGTATCCCTGGGCGCCCAGGGTGGTTTGCTGGTTAGTCGCGACGGCATCGAGCGCATTCATGCGCCCATCGTCAGGAAAGTCAGTACGGTCGGCGCCGGTGACAGCCTGCTGGCCGGCATGTTGCTGCAACTGGCCAGTGGCGCCAGCCTCAGTGAAGCAGCCCGCTACGGTGTGGCTGCCGGCAGTGCGGCGATAACGGTCAGTGGCAGCGGACTATGCACACTGGAGGACACGCAGCGCCTGTACAGCTGGCTGCAGCAACAGCCACCGCAAAACGCCTGA
- a CDS encoding class I SAM-dependent methyltransferase — protein MNEDAFARADADWLKLTGAARLWLKGPLGGLLQAEGQRLLNAELARYFGGYLVHYGPNALPPAGAKQIKCSVALGAPLPGVHIACDEQAWPLSEHAADAVVLEHGLDFSLSPHDLLREAARSVRPGGHLLIVGINPWSAWGLRHLFARDALAEAHCITAGRVSDWLRLLGFSLEKRQSGCYRPPLSSPAWQTRLQPLERWGNRFNAPGAGCYLLVARKVVAGLRPLRPQRREMMGKLLPMPVAKVSRRDAEP, from the coding sequence ATGAATGAGGATGCATTCGCGCGGGCCGATGCTGACTGGCTGAAGCTCACCGGTGCTGCGCGGCTATGGCTTAAAGGGCCGCTCGGCGGCCTGCTGCAGGCAGAAGGACAGCGCCTGTTGAATGCTGAGCTGGCCCGTTATTTTGGTGGCTATCTGGTGCATTACGGCCCCAATGCGCTGCCACCAGCGGGGGCGAAACAGATCAAGTGCAGTGTTGCCCTCGGCGCACCCTTGCCCGGCGTGCATATTGCCTGTGACGAGCAGGCCTGGCCGCTCAGCGAGCATGCGGCAGATGCCGTGGTGCTGGAACATGGTCTGGATTTCAGCCTTTCGCCCCACGATCTGCTGCGCGAGGCTGCGCGTAGCGTGCGTCCGGGTGGTCATCTGCTGATTGTCGGGATCAACCCCTGGAGCGCCTGGGGATTACGCCATCTGTTTGCCCGCGATGCTCTGGCCGAGGCGCACTGCATTACGGCCGGACGTGTCAGTGACTGGTTGCGTCTGCTCGGTTTCTCGCTGGAGAAACGCCAATCCGGGTGTTATCGTCCGCCGCTTTCCTCGCCGGCCTGGCAAACGCGTCTGCAGCCGCTGGAACGCTGGGGCAACCGTTTCAATGCCCCGGGAGCCGGCTGTTACCTGCTGGTGGCGCGCAAAGTCGTGGCCGGTCTGCGGCCGTTGCGGCCACAGCGGCGGGAGATGATGGGCAAGCTGCTACCCATGCCGGTGGCCAAGGTCAGCCGGCGTGACGCAGAGCCCTGA
- the rnhA gene encoding ribonuclease HI, whose translation MSEEVVIYTDGACKGNPGPGGWGALLVYKGVERELWGGEADTTNNRMELSAAIQSLASLTRSCRVKLVTDSEYVMRGMQEWLPNWKKRGWKTAARQPVKNADLWQQLDEQVNRHQVEWQWVRGHTGHPGNERADQLANRGVSELGSR comes from the coding sequence ATGAGTGAAGAAGTGGTGATCTACACCGATGGTGCCTGCAAGGGCAATCCCGGCCCTGGCGGCTGGGGAGCCTTGCTGGTTTACAAGGGCGTGGAACGTGAGCTGTGGGGAGGGGAAGCGGATACCACGAATAACCGCATGGAGCTCAGTGCGGCGATCCAGTCACTGGCCAGCCTTACCCGCAGCTGCCGGGTCAAGCTGGTTACCGACTCCGAATACGTCATGCGCGGCATGCAGGAATGGCTGCCGAACTGGAAGAAACGCGGCTGGAAAACCGCAGCCAGACAGCCGGTAAAGAACGCCGATCTCTGGCAGCAGCTGGATGAGCAGGTCAACCGCCATCAGGTCGAGTGGCAGTGGGTGCGCGGGCACACCGGGCATCCGGGCAACGAGCGTGCCGACCAGCTGGCCAATCGCGGTGTCAGTGAACTGGGCAGTCGCTAG
- the gloB gene encoding hydroxyacylglutathione hydrolase, with translation MIQIEALPAFTDNYLWLLQDPQRQHCAIVDPGDAQPVLQWLAANPDWQLTDILVTHHHADHVGGVASLKAATGARVWGPALENIPQRDVALEDNQHIRILGLDWQVMHVPGHTLGHIAYYHADAQQPLLLCGDTLFAAGCGRLFEGTAEQMHHSLSRLAALPDQTLVYCTHEYTLSNLRFACAVEPQNQAISQRFAEVSQLREKNLISLPTTIAREKATNPFLRSDIPAVQAVAAQRSGEKNLSAVAVFAAIRGWKDQF, from the coding sequence ATGATACAGATCGAAGCTCTCCCCGCCTTCACAGACAATTATCTCTGGCTGTTACAGGATCCACAGCGCCAGCATTGCGCGATCGTCGATCCTGGCGATGCCCAGCCGGTGCTGCAATGGCTGGCCGCCAACCCCGACTGGCAACTGACCGACATTCTGGTCACCCACCACCATGCGGATCATGTCGGCGGCGTCGCCAGCCTCAAGGCTGCCACCGGAGCCCGGGTCTGGGGCCCGGCACTGGAAAACATTCCGCAGCGAGATGTGGCGCTGGAGGACAACCAGCATATCCGCATACTTGGCCTCGACTGGCAGGTAATGCACGTGCCGGGGCATACCCTGGGACACATCGCCTACTACCACGCCGATGCCCAACAGCCGCTGCTGCTCTGCGGCGATACGCTGTTTGCTGCCGGTTGTGGCCGCCTGTTCGAGGGCACTGCGGAGCAGATGCATCATTCACTGTCACGTCTGGCGGCACTGCCCGACCAGACGCTGGTGTATTGCACCCACGAGTACACCCTGAGCAACCTGCGCTTCGCCTGTGCCGTCGAGCCGCAGAATCAGGCGATCAGCCAGCGCTTTGCCGAGGTCAGCCAGCTGCGTGAAAAAAACCTGATCAGCCTGCCCACCACCATCGCCAGGGAAAAAGCCACCAACCCGTTCCTGCGCAGCGATATCCCGGCGGTACAGGCAGTTGCGGCGCAACGCAGTGGCGAAAAAAATCTTTCAGCAGTAGCCGTTTTTGCTGCTATCAGGGGCTGGAAAGACCAGTTCTGA
- the dnaQ gene encoding DNA polymerase III subunit epsilon: protein MRYVVLDTETTGMPVTDGHRIIEIGCVEMEGRRLTGRHFHVYLQPEREIDEGAIAVHGITDEFLQDKPRFREVADEFYEFIRGAELIIHNAAFDIGFINNEFALLAQDERSEVNDYCTVLDTLAMARERHPGQRNSLDALCKRYGVDNSGRELHGALLDAEILADVYLAMTGGQTNLSLAGEIGDGNGSGRQQASPIRRLPAERQPTPVIKAGAADLQAHAERMAAIEKASGSQPLWLQMEAQQSLPSQ from the coding sequence ATGCGCTACGTCGTGCTGGATACAGAAACCACCGGGATGCCGGTCACCGATGGCCACCGCATCATCGAGATTGGCTGTGTCGAGATGGAAGGCCGGCGGCTGACCGGTCGGCACTTTCATGTCTATCTGCAGCCCGAACGCGAGATCGACGAAGGCGCGATTGCGGTGCATGGCATCACCGACGAGTTCCTGCAGGACAAGCCGCGCTTTCGCGAGGTAGCCGACGAGTTTTACGAGTTTATTCGCGGCGCCGAGTTGATCATTCATAACGCCGCGTTCGATATCGGCTTTATCAACAACGAATTTGCCCTGCTGGCGCAGGACGAGCGCAGTGAAGTCAACGACTACTGCACGGTGCTGGATACCCTGGCAATGGCCCGCGAGCGCCATCCGGGCCAGCGCAACAGCCTGGATGCGCTGTGCAAGCGTTATGGCGTTGACAACTCTGGTCGCGAACTGCACGGCGCATTGCTGGATGCCGAGATTCTCGCAGACGTCTATCTGGCCATGACCGGCGGGCAGACCAATCTGTCACTGGCCGGTGAAATCGGTGACGGCAACGGTAGCGGGCGGCAGCAGGCCAGCCCGATTCGCCGCCTGCCGGCCGAACGCCAGCCGACCCCGGTCATCAAGGCTGGCGCGGCGGATCTCCAGGCCCACGCAGAACGCATGGCTGCCATCGAGAAGGCGTCCGGAAGCCAGCCGCTGTGGCTGCAGATGGAAGCGCAGCAGAGCCTGCCGTCGCAATAG
- a CDS encoding extracellular solute-binding protein — translation MRSLYLLMACLLAIFPVEAKVSKSHGYAQFGELKYPANFKHFDWTNPDAPKGGTVRLMASGTFDSLNPYTLKGSSPSATSNFLQYGVFELNEPLMVGTGIYDPSGDEPASSYGLIAKSVEYSEDRSWVVFNLREEARFHDGTPITAFDVAFSYRTLLRDGHPSYRTSLQDVERVDILNRHRIRFVFKRSGNPLQILRLGELPVLPQHYWKDRDFTATTYDPPLGSGPYRITSVAPGRRLVFERVKDWWGKDLAVNAGKYNFDRVEVDFYRDSNIAFEAFKSGLFDFYIDNQAKNWTSGYNFPALLNGEIKREEISHEIPTQTQALFMNTRREVFQDRRVREAMGMMFDFEWTNRTLFSNSYKRSRSYYPNSVFAALEKPKGQEWLLLSPYRKQLPSRMFLEPFELPQTNGNGIPRDTLRKALGLLKEAGWKPTGQGLFNARGEKLSFEIMLVNPNLERILQPYVSNLATIGIEVRLRTVDRAQYKQRLDQFDYDMILMTLQQSLSPGLEQWLYFHSSQVNVKGSKNYAGVAHPVVDAMLEKLLAAQTRAEQVSATKALDRVLLWQHYVIPNWYISQHRLAYRNRFEHLPTPPYTLGLRAWWLKPVETAK, via the coding sequence ATGCGTTCACTTTACCTGCTCATGGCCTGCTTGCTGGCAATCTTTCCGGTGGAGGCAAAGGTCAGCAAAAGCCATGGCTATGCGCAGTTTGGCGAACTCAAGTACCCGGCCAATTTCAAACACTTCGACTGGACCAACCCTGACGCGCCAAAAGGCGGCACCGTGCGGTTGATGGCTTCCGGCACCTTTGACAGCCTCAACCCCTACACTCTCAAGGGCTCCAGCCCTTCGGCTACCTCCAACTTCCTGCAATACGGCGTGTTCGAACTGAACGAGCCCTTGATGGTCGGCACCGGCATCTACGACCCCTCCGGCGACGAGCCGGCCTCCAGTTATGGCCTGATCGCCAAATCCGTGGAGTACTCGGAAGACCGCAGCTGGGTTGTCTTCAACCTGCGCGAGGAAGCCCGCTTCCACGACGGCACGCCGATCACCGCCTTCGACGTGGCCTTTTCCTACCGCACCCTGCTGCGCGACGGGCATCCGTCCTATCGCACCAGCCTGCAGGATGTCGAACGTGTCGACATCCTCAACCGCCATCGCATCCGCTTTGTGTTCAAACGCAGCGGCAATCCGCTGCAGATCCTGCGTCTGGGCGAGTTGCCGGTGCTGCCGCAGCACTACTGGAAAGATCGCGATTTCACCGCAACCACCTACGATCCCCCGCTGGGTAGCGGACCCTACCGCATTACCTCGGTAGCACCGGGCCGTCGCCTGGTATTCGAACGGGTCAAGGACTGGTGGGGCAAGGATCTCGCCGTCAATGCGGGCAAATACAATTTCGACCGAGTGGAAGTGGACTTCTACCGTGACAGCAATATTGCCTTCGAGGCCTTCAAGTCCGGACTGTTCGACTTTTACATTGATAACCAGGCGAAGAACTGGACCTCGGGCTACAACTTCCCGGCGCTGCTCAATGGCGAAATCAAGCGCGAAGAAATAAGCCACGAAATTCCCACTCAAACCCAGGCCCTGTTCATGAATACCCGGCGCGAGGTCTTCCAGGACCGTCGCGTTCGCGAAGCCATGGGCATGATGTTCGACTTCGAATGGACCAACCGCACGCTGTTCAGCAATTCCTACAAGCGCTCACGCAGCTACTACCCGAACAGCGTGTTTGCCGCTCTGGAAAAGCCCAAGGGCCAGGAGTGGCTGTTACTTTCGCCTTACCGCAAACAACTGCCATCCCGGATGTTTCTCGAACCGTTCGAGTTGCCCCAGACCAATGGCAACGGCATACCCCGTGACACACTGCGCAAGGCACTCGGCCTGCTCAAGGAAGCCGGCTGGAAGCCTACCGGGCAAGGTCTGTTCAATGCGCGCGGCGAGAAGCTGAGTTTCGAGATCATGCTGGTCAACCCCAATCTGGAACGAATCCTTCAGCCCTACGTGAGCAATCTGGCCACTATCGGCATCGAGGTTCGCTTGCGCACCGTTGACCGTGCGCAGTACAAGCAGCGCCTTGACCAGTTCGACTACGACATGATTCTGATGACCCTGCAGCAGAGCCTCAGCCCCGGCCTGGAACAATGGCTGTATTTCCATTCCAGCCAGGTCAACGTCAAGGGCAGCAAGAACTACGCCGGCGTCGCCCATCCGGTGGTCGATGCCATGCTGGAAAAACTGCTGGCTGCGCAGACCCGTGCCGAGCAGGTCAGCGCTACGAAAGCGCTGGATCGTGTGCTTTTATGGCAGCACTACGTGATACCCAACTGGTATATCAGCCAGCATCGGCTGGCCTATCGCAACCGCTTCGAACACCTGCCGACACCCCCCTACACACTGGGCCTGCGTGCGTGGTGGCTGAAACCCGTGGAGACCGCCAAATGA